A stretch of the Nitrosarchaeum sp. genome encodes the following:
- a CDS encoding archaeal proteasome endopeptidase complex subunit alpha: MMASRGYDMTPTMYSPDGRIYQVEYAIETVKRGTLAIGVCSKEGVIMAVEEKPRALQTLNVTQKIFQVDYHIGVAAAGYIPDARVQVDNARFFSQGNKMTYDESVEVATVAKHLADQSHQFTQYSGVRPNGVALIIAGVDQKGESIYVTDPSGTYVQYAAVAIGSGSDDVNAFLEKHYNKNMSLSDAAALAIAAINLKAEQKESLNHIKMAKVTTEKKIFEKVSETDLLNYSKNASKFTIS, translated from the coding sequence ATGATGGCATCACGTGGGTACGATATGACCCCTACAATGTATTCCCCTGACGGGCGAATTTATCAAGTAGAATATGCCATTGAGACAGTAAAAAGAGGCACACTAGCAATAGGTGTTTGCAGTAAAGAAGGAGTCATCATGGCAGTCGAGGAAAAACCAAGAGCCTTACAAACATTAAACGTTACACAGAAAATTTTTCAAGTAGATTATCACATAGGAGTAGCAGCTGCAGGATACATTCCTGACGCACGTGTTCAAGTAGATAATGCAAGATTCTTTTCACAGGGTAATAAAATGACTTATGATGAATCTGTAGAGGTTGCAACTGTTGCCAAACACTTAGCTGATCAATCTCATCAATTTACACAATATTCAGGAGTAAGGCCTAACGGAGTTGCCCTGATAATTGCCGGAGTTGATCAAAAAGGAGAATCAATCTACGTGACTGATCCTAGTGGAACCTATGTCCAATATGCAGCAGTTGCAATAGGATCAGGGTCTGATGACGTTAATGCATTTTTAGAAAAACATTACAATAAAAACATGTCATTGAGTGATGCCGCAGCACTTGCAATCGCAGCAATTAATCTAAAAGCAGAACAAAAAGAAAGTTTGAATCACATTAAAATGGCCAAAGTCACTACTGAGAAAAAAATATTTGAGAAAGTATCAGAGACAGATTTACTTAATTATTCTAAAAATGCATCTAAATTTACAATATCCTAA
- a CDS encoding class I SAM-dependent methyltransferase, translating into MGLGSYWGEVIEVLREIIPIYDKVNSYISLGKDVEHRNRGITGRVLPGNKILDAGSGFGNMSKTALKICDGKISITLYDPLVPMLKNTGTHFEKVPDLVNGVFEHIPFKNEEFDAVLCGYSLRDAINLRIAISEIHRVLKNEGRFVIVDLGKPDGAMIRAGVSFYLKFILPVLALIAGGRLGLKFGTLYGTYKRWPQNKKLEKLLLEKFSKVEFEKDLMGGAIMVAAYK; encoded by the coding sequence ATGGGATTAGGAAGTTATTGGGGAGAAGTCATCGAAGTACTTCGTGAAATTATACCAATTTATGATAAAGTAAATTCATACATATCTCTTGGAAAAGATGTAGAACATAGGAACAGAGGAATTACAGGAAGGGTACTTCCAGGAAATAAAATTCTCGATGCAGGATCAGGTTTTGGAAACATGTCCAAAACTGCCTTAAAGATATGCGATGGAAAAATTTCAATCACACTTTACGATCCTCTTGTACCAATGTTAAAAAATACTGGAACTCATTTTGAGAAAGTACCTGATTTAGTTAATGGTGTTTTTGAACACATTCCATTTAAAAATGAAGAATTTGATGCAGTCTTGTGCGGATATTCTCTAAGAGATGCCATTAATTTGAGAATTGCAATATCAGAGATTCATCGAGTGCTAAAAAATGAAGGTAGATTTGTAATTGTAGATTTAGGAAAGCCAGACGGAGCAATGATAAGAGCTGGCGTCTCATTTTATCTCAAGTTTATTCTTCCAGTACTAGCATTGATTGCAGGAGGAAGACTAGGTTTGAAATTTGGTACTCTTTATGGAACATACAAAAGATGGCCACAAAACAAAAAGCTTGAAAAACTATTGCTCGAAAAATTTTCCAAAGTAGAATTTGAGAAAGATCTTATGGGCGGAGCAATAATGGTTGCCGCATACAAATGA
- a CDS encoding MFS transporter, producing MNRTLVLVNLTGLIIGISYGLHGPILPVFAKNIIGASYSELGFIGLANFIPYMFIPIFVGILLDKFNNGYILAIGTAINSASIYLLSIAQTVPEIMGFRVMTGIAHAFFWPPCQSIIANESNEKTRVRNISLFTMFFVMGFMIGPLLGTVFLEGLDITYRILFQITAFILASAIIFALVISRKSVTNHHEKFSFLSIKEMKRFPEVIILLIFCTSSFGIILSIYPAFLNDNGMSDIDILLLYFAFGISRVISLALTGKFAKRTSQTLIAATIAVSIGLLISAVSDSIIMFAAALVLMGFGFSIFFPLTLEIILSKTSNAISGKIIGAYETVFGIGWVIGPTVGGPIAQSFGNQSPYIVFFIIGIAITILAITCRNKLEPKKIQKI from the coding sequence ATGAACAGAACACTAGTACTTGTAAATCTCACAGGCTTAATCATAGGAATCTCTTATGGATTACACGGTCCAATATTACCAGTATTTGCAAAAAATATTATCGGGGCATCATACTCTGAACTTGGTTTTATCGGACTAGCAAATTTCATTCCATACATGTTCATTCCAATATTTGTAGGAATTCTTCTTGACAAATTCAATAACGGTTACATCTTAGCAATAGGTACAGCAATCAATTCAGCATCAATCTATCTTCTATCAATAGCACAAACGGTTCCAGAGATAATGGGATTCAGAGTAATGACAGGAATAGCTCATGCATTTTTTTGGCCACCGTGTCAATCCATTATTGCAAATGAAAGCAATGAAAAAACTAGAGTCAGAAACATCTCATTGTTTACAATGTTTTTTGTGATGGGATTTATGATAGGCCCATTACTAGGCACAGTGTTTCTTGAAGGACTAGACATCACATATAGAATTCTATTTCAAATAACTGCATTTATTTTGGCTAGTGCCATAATTTTTGCACTTGTTATTTCTAGGAAGAGTGTTACAAATCATCATGAGAAATTTTCATTTTTATCAATTAAAGAGATGAAAAGATTTCCTGAAGTCATAATTTTATTAATTTTTTGTACCTCATCGTTTGGAATAATTCTTTCAATCTATCCAGCGTTCTTAAATGATAATGGAATGTCAGATATAGACATTTTGTTATTGTATTTTGCGTTTGGAATTTCAAGAGTTATTTCGCTTGCACTAACAGGCAAATTTGCAAAAAGAACCAGTCAGACATTGATTGCAGCTACAATTGCAGTTTCTATTGGATTGTTAATTTCTGCAGTTTCAGATTCCATTATCATGTTTGCAGCAGCCCTTGTATTGATGGGATTTGGATTTAGCATATTTTTCCCATTGACTCTAGAAATAATTCTTAGTAAAACAAGTAATGCAATATCAGGAAAAATAATTGGGGCATATGAGACAGTTTTTGGAATAGGTTGGGTAATTGGACCTACAGTAGGAGGACCAATAGCACAGTCATTTGGAAATCAATCACCATATATTGTATTTTTTATAATCGGAATTGCAATTACAATTTTAGCTATCACATGTAGAAATAAACTAGAACCAAAAAAAATACAAAAGATCTAA
- a CDS encoding P-II family nitrogen regulator, with protein MKKIEVIVRPELKDKTIAAIKKIGVGGVTVCHVQGQGSDDPPLVGQYFSKDLIICVVDDPKLNDILNAIAKVACTKTKGDGKVFVTAVEDALDICTQKRGTISI; from the coding sequence ATGAAAAAAATAGAAGTAATTGTTAGACCTGAACTTAAAGACAAAACTATAGCTGCAATTAAAAAAATTGGCGTTGGAGGAGTGACTGTCTGTCATGTTCAGGGTCAAGGATCAGATGATCCACCACTAGTTGGGCAATATTTCTCTAAAGATTTGATAATTTGTGTTGTAGATGATCCAAAATTAAATGACATCTTAAATGCAATTGCAAAAGTTGCATGTACTAAAACAAAAGGCGATGGTAAAGTCTTTGTCACTGCAGTAGAAGATGCACTTGATATTTGTACACAAAAACGGGGAACTATCTCAATCTAG
- a CDS encoding twin-arginine translocase TatA/TatE family subunit, whose product MFDYSLNIMGSEWIIIIFVALVLILGTNQLPSAARKLGKAVNEFNRAKNEVQSQMKSVSDTNLDTSEPMETERQKLEMIAKSFGVNSKEKSDDELRKIISDKMGPKKTDNSENKV is encoded by the coding sequence ATGTTTGATTATTCATTAAACATAATGGGTAGCGAATGGATAATCATAATTTTTGTGGCTTTAGTGTTGATTTTAGGAACCAACCAGCTTCCAAGCGCTGCAAGAAAATTAGGAAAAGCTGTAAATGAATTTAACAGAGCTAAAAACGAAGTTCAAAGTCAGATGAAAAGTGTTTCAGATACAAATCTGGATACATCAGAACCCATGGAGACAGAAAGACAAAAACTAGAGATGATTGCAAAATCATTTGGAGTAAACTCTAAAGAAAAATCAGATGATGAACTCCGGAAAATAATTTCAGATAAAATGGGGCCAAAAAAAACAGATAATTCAGAAAATAAAGTGTAG
- a CDS encoding site-specific DNA-methyltransferase, translating to MEKIEINKIYNMNCIEGMGLIPKNKIDLIITDPPFAINFKATKANYNRTSSRVMQGYNEIKSVDYYDFTYNWMKEAFRILKDTGSMYVFSGWNNLKDILNALDDVGFITINHIIWKYQFGVVTKRKFVTSHYHCLYVCKNDKQRKFYPFSRFKKDSKTNEGRSLHYRDKEDVWEIKREYWTGDDKTPTKLPAELIEKLLHYSSEKKDIVFDPFLGSGQVAVVSKSLNRQYLGFEIVPEYYKFAKKRLDKNLYRIKSN from the coding sequence ATGGAGAAAATCGAAATTAACAAAATTTACAATATGAATTGTATTGAAGGGATGGGACTAATTCCTAAAAATAAAATTGATTTGATTATCACTGATCCTCCATTTGCTATTAATTTTAAGGCTACAAAGGCAAATTATAATCGAACTTCTTCTAGAGTGATGCAAGGTTACAACGAGATAAAGTCTGTCGATTATTATGATTTTACATATAATTGGATGAAAGAAGCATTTCGGATTCTTAAAGATACAGGAAGCATGTATGTTTTTTCTGGATGGAATAATCTGAAAGATATTCTAAATGCATTAGATGACGTGGGTTTTATCACAATTAACCACATTATTTGGAAATACCAATTTGGTGTTGTAACCAAAAGAAAATTTGTTACTTCTCACTATCACTGTCTTTATGTTTGCAAAAATGATAAACAAAGAAAATTTTATCCATTTTCTAGATTTAAAAAAGATTCTAAAACTAATGAAGGCCGTAGTCTACATTATCGGGATAAAGAAGATGTGTGGGAAATTAAACGTGAATATTGGACAGGTGATGACAAAACACCCACTAAATTACCTGCTGAGTTAATTGAAAAATTATTACATTATTCTAGTGAGAAAAAAGATATTGTGTTTGATCCATTTCTAGGGTCTGGACAAGTTGCAGTAGTTAGCAAATCCTTGAATAGACAATATCTTGGATTTGAAATTGTACCTGAATATTATAAATTTGCAAAAAAAAGACTAGATAAAAATCTCTATCGAATTAAATCTAATTAA
- a CDS encoding DEAD/DEAH box helicase, which translates to MKFSCPNCKSKLEIQKTFNKKIHISCSCGIEDLLEFSKNIDEVFLEFLSRFDEGLVTKKGISEGLKNEGIIRDEKEIKEMIGNNNPDKTTEDILFSKRDFISQYKVLTNPEPKMGSDVEDLGLDESISNHLKDIGINQFYKFQEESIQEVAFGENVIIEAPTASGKTEAFLIPVIQKIKKESNNVKGVFAVFVYPTKALSRDQYPKILKFAEKIGIKVKVFDGDTEQVERREILDSPPHILVTNFDVVHYHLWHQTKFSSLLSTIKVLVVDETHVYSGIFGSNVHYIIKRLKRICSNKIQFVAASATLEDAKNFCEQLFGVRMKIIHGSGKKGQTDFVMLFPSLRTQRLLMIDLTKKMTEKNHKTMVFNNSHLNSELLAIQARKQKINIKVHRAGLMANYRKSVEQEFKSDKLQAISCTPTLELGIDVGNVDCVISSTIPVNRLIQRIGRAARKGQRGYAFLALGNDPISQYYKNHPDDYFEDVEKTYIDPKNPFVEEFQVLAMACDRPISKHELKEHEGIIRQHIENENLIVHNNRIIPNFDKISSLLNDYSIRGIGKSLDIFLNEKKVGDRVLPIALEELHKDAIYFLAGVRYRVKECGYPQRNFAKLEKISRDYPYYTKALTEEWPTIETIFETRKAYGIEVAFCKLHIQKKVYGYVNIELGQEITQGQKVLLDSPLEYDFITKGIVFHAPRPINEIKKAEDEEYTEASGYHATEHVVIEGSNMITGGVSQDLGGISLGTSGLIFIYDGAIGGNGASKALFDRFEKALERSMFIVKECPCQSEAGCPRCTFSYRCGNNNEYLHKYSALEILQRINNGEKTKLEEPTEGDKPLV; encoded by the coding sequence TTGAAATTTTCCTGTCCAAATTGTAAATCCAAACTAGAGATACAAAAAACATTCAACAAAAAAATTCACATTTCATGTAGTTGCGGAATAGAGGATTTACTTGAATTTTCAAAAAACATTGATGAGGTATTTTTAGAATTTCTTTCAAGATTTGATGAGGGATTAGTTACAAAAAAAGGGATTTCAGAAGGTCTAAAAAACGAAGGGATCATCAGAGACGAAAAAGAGATCAAGGAGATGATTGGAAATAACAATCCAGACAAGACTACCGAAGATATTCTTTTTTCAAAAAGAGATTTCATTTCACAGTACAAGGTTCTGACTAATCCTGAGCCTAAAATGGGCAGCGATGTTGAAGACTTGGGGTTGGATGAATCAATAAGCAATCACCTAAAAGATATTGGAATTAATCAGTTTTACAAATTTCAAGAAGAATCAATTCAAGAGGTAGCATTTGGAGAAAATGTAATCATTGAAGCGCCTACAGCATCTGGAAAAACAGAGGCATTTTTGATTCCAGTAATTCAAAAAATAAAAAAAGAATCAAATAATGTTAAAGGAGTTTTTGCAGTATTTGTTTACCCTACAAAAGCTCTTTCAAGGGATCAATATCCAAAAATCTTAAAGTTTGCAGAAAAAATTGGAATTAAAGTTAAAGTTTTTGATGGAGATACTGAACAAGTAGAGCGAAGAGAAATTTTAGATAGCCCGCCACACATACTTGTTACAAATTTTGATGTAGTACATTACCATCTTTGGCATCAAACAAAATTTTCATCTTTGCTTTCAACTATCAAAGTATTGGTGGTAGATGAGACACATGTGTACTCAGGAATTTTTGGCTCAAATGTCCATTACATAATTAAAAGACTGAAAAGAATTTGTAGCAATAAAATACAATTTGTTGCAGCATCTGCAACTCTAGAAGATGCTAAAAATTTTTGCGAACAGTTGTTTGGAGTGAGGATGAAAATAATTCACGGTTCTGGAAAAAAAGGACAGACAGATTTTGTAATGTTATTTCCATCACTTAGAACTCAGCGGTTACTGATGATTGATTTGACAAAAAAGATGACTGAAAAAAATCACAAGACAATGGTATTCAATAATTCACATCTTAATTCAGAACTTTTGGCAATTCAAGCAAGAAAACAAAAAATCAACATCAAAGTTCACAGGGCTGGCCTAATGGCAAATTATAGAAAGTCAGTAGAACAAGAGTTCAAGAGCGATAAACTCCAGGCCATTTCATGCACGCCTACGCTTGAGCTTGGGATAGATGTTGGAAACGTGGATTGTGTGATTTCATCCACAATTCCAGTAAACAGATTGATCCAAAGAATCGGCAGAGCGGCACGAAAAGGACAAAGGGGTTATGCATTTTTAGCACTTGGTAACGATCCAATTTCACAATATTACAAGAATCATCCAGATGATTATTTTGAAGATGTTGAAAAAACATACATTGATCCAAAGAATCCATTTGTAGAAGAGTTTCAAGTATTGGCAATGGCGTGTGACAGACCAATTTCAAAACACGAACTAAAAGAACATGAAGGAATTATCAGACAACACATAGAAAATGAAAATCTAATAGTGCACAATAACAGAATCATACCAAATTTTGACAAGATCTCTTCTTTGTTAAACGATTACAGCATAAGAGGAATTGGAAAATCATTAGATATTTTCCTAAATGAAAAAAAAGTCGGAGACAGAGTACTTCCAATTGCATTAGAAGAACTTCATAAAGATGCAATTTACTTTCTTGCAGGAGTAAGATACAGAGTAAAAGAATGCGGATATCCTCAAAGAAATTTTGCAAAGCTAGAAAAAATATCCAGAGACTATCCGTATTATACCAAAGCATTAACAGAAGAGTGGCCTACAATTGAAACAATTTTTGAGACAAGAAAAGCATATGGAATAGAAGTTGCATTTTGCAAATTACACATTCAAAAGAAAGTCTATGGTTATGTCAACATAGAATTGGGACAAGAGATCACTCAAGGTCAAAAAGTCTTACTAGATTCTCCTTTAGAATATGATTTTATCACAAAAGGAATTGTGTTTCATGCTCCAAGACCGATAAATGAAATTAAAAAAGCAGAAGATGAAGAATATACTGAAGCAAGTGGGTATCATGCAACAGAACATGTTGTGATTGAAGGCAGTAACATGATAACTGGAGGAGTATCTCAAGATTTAGGAGGCATATCATTGGGGACTTCAGGCTTGATTTTCATCTACGATGGAGCAATTGGTGGAAATGGGGCAAGTAAGGCACTATTTGATAGATTTGAGAAAGCACTTGAGCGAAGTATGTTTATTGTAAAAGAGTGTCCATGTCAAAGTGAGGCAGGTTGTCCACGTTGTACATTCTCTTATAGATGTGGAAATAACAATGAATATCTTCACAAATATTCTGCATTAGAAATTCTTCAAAGAATCAACAATGGCGAAAAAACTAAACTAGAAGAACCAACAGAAGGAGACAAACCACTAGTCTAA
- a CDS encoding SDR family oxidoreductase, with protein sequence MEKVAIVTGTTSGIGYETCLSLARDGFYTFATVRDVKKAEKIVQIAKKENLKIEIIELDVDDEKSISTAVQKILSKKQQIDVLVNNAGWGLFGSVEDVLVKDFRAQFETNFFGIISIIQKIAPVMRKQKSGVIVNISSVAGKIGFPGSPAYISSKFALEGLSESLRYELGQFGVKVVIIEPGVIKSNFFSSMKIAEPKPDSPYKEITEKVIMGVKMMAELGTPPSEVATTILKAINEKEPKPRYVVGNDAQMFLEAKRAKTDTEFENYLKKELFST encoded by the coding sequence ATGGAAAAAGTAGCAATTGTAACTGGAACAACTTCTGGAATTGGATATGAAACTTGTCTGTCTCTTGCAAGAGATGGATTTTACACATTTGCTACAGTTAGAGATGTAAAAAAAGCAGAAAAAATAGTACAAATTGCAAAAAAAGAAAACCTAAAGATAGAAATTATTGAGTTAGATGTTGATGATGAAAAATCAATTAGTACTGCAGTTCAAAAAATTCTTTCAAAAAAACAACAGATTGATGTTTTAGTAAATAACGCTGGATGGGGATTGTTTGGAAGCGTTGAAGATGTACTAGTAAAAGACTTTAGAGCACAATTTGAAACAAATTTCTTTGGAATAATAAGTATAATTCAAAAAATTGCACCAGTTATGAGAAAACAGAAATCAGGTGTAATTGTAAACATTAGCTCAGTTGCAGGAAAAATTGGGTTTCCAGGATCACCTGCATATATTAGCTCAAAATTTGCATTAGAAGGGTTATCTGAATCATTAAGATATGAATTGGGACAATTTGGAGTCAAAGTAGTCATTATTGAACCCGGTGTAATAAAGTCAAACTTTTTCTCATCTATGAAGATTGCAGAACCTAAACCAGATTCACCATACAAAGAGATCACTGAAAAGGTGATCATGGGAGTAAAAATGATGGCAGAGCTTGGAACTCCCCCATCAGAAGTGGCCACTACAATATTGAAGGCAATTAACGAAAAAGAACCAAAGCCAAGGTATGTGGTAGGAAATGATGCACAGATGTTTTTAGAAGCAAAAAGGGCTAAAACAGATACAGAATTTGAAAATTATCTCAAAAAAGAATTATTTTCAACATGA
- a CDS encoding ester cyclase, which yields MPLQDGNSIPPTGKSFKVTMATVAKWEDGRIAEEHLFWDNAEIMKQ from the coding sequence ATGCCTTTACAAGATGGCAATTCAATCCCACCTACTGGAAAATCATTCAAGGTAACAATGGCCACGGTTGCAAAGTGGGAAGATGGTCGAATAGCTGAAGAACACCTATTCTGGGACAATGCAGAGATAATGAAACAGTAA
- a CDS encoding transcriptional regulator, producing MGNNYKSASSDFLDLASEQRLDILFHLMQEKSKVSPMAKTLDSTVQEVHRNFERLAKSGFIEKDNEGYYHLTIYGTTMCTQIPTMMFFSNNRKYFQEHDFGDLPVKFIERIGALSTGTYIKGFTKVIEQWKSIYKNANEYIYEMHSEVSNDLIEPLIKKAKDDKVKINYILSEDCIVPRGRKKTLEKFGFSSLLENGIVERKMSKQVLVVVALNEKEACVSFPDRKGESNIGYAFYGNDVRFHEWCLDYFRYSWHNSGTFRESKLKEE from the coding sequence ATGGGAAATAACTACAAGAGTGCAAGTAGTGACTTTCTGGATCTTGCAAGCGAGCAGCGACTTGATATTTTGTTTCACTTGATGCAAGAAAAATCAAAAGTATCCCCAATGGCAAAGACACTTGATTCTACCGTACAGGAAGTCCACAGAAACTTTGAGAGATTGGCAAAATCAGGATTTATTGAAAAAGATAATGAGGGTTACTATCATCTTACAATTTATGGAACTACAATGTGCACTCAGATTCCTACAATGATGTTTTTCTCAAATAACAGAAAGTATTTCCAGGAACATGACTTTGGAGATCTTCCTGTAAAATTTATCGAACGCATAGGCGCACTGTCAACTGGAACTTACATCAAGGGTTTTACCAAAGTGATTGAACAGTGGAAATCAATTTACAAAAACGCTAACGAATACATCTATGAGATGCATTCAGAGGTTTCAAATGATCTTATAGAACCTTTGATAAAAAAAGCTAAAGATGATAAAGTAAAGATAAACTACATTTTGTCAGAAGATTGTATCGTTCCAAGGGGAAGAAAAAAGACGCTGGAGAAATTTGGTTTTAGTAGTCTCTTAGAAAATGGAATAGTTGAAAGAAAAATGTCAAAACAAGTTTTGGTAGTAGTTGCCTTAAATGAAAAAGAGGCATGTGTCTCATTTCCTGACAGAAAAGGTGAATCAAACATCGGGTATGCGTTTTATGGAAACGATGTTAGATTTCATGAGTGGTGTCTTGACTATTTCAGATATAGTTGGCACAATTCAGGTACATTCAGGGAAAGCAAACTAAAAGAAGAATAG
- a CDS encoding multicopper oxidase domain-containing protein: MMIVVACFGVALGMVFFVMDTPLQSFAENQSVHNSPITRTYTVIAEDTTLEIAPDTRVEAWTYNGTIPGPTLRATEGDRVIINFINNGKLPHTMHFHGDHNEKNDGVFQEVLPGESYTYDFIAEPAGAFMYHCHVMPVSSHIRNGLYGAFIVDPKEGVEPAREYVLVKGEYDLEDQETWTPDYVFFNGYADQYWFNPLPAVTNELVRLYYIDMGAIPAYGFHIHGTIFDTIISGIWENEPIKTQTWEVSPGNAAIFEAKWKEPGRYLFHLHGTPEERGTMAYFDVKNPPPNAIDGIDVSKTKSIDMWNWQKQILTDLQQADSDAKITQTTTVTSGHEQHSILAQIQVESEIIETNICDIEKDSAVKTSNKSYYPKLTQIKSGDTISWTNKDVSVHTVTSKDDLFDSGMMMPGDTFKQKFAEVGLYDYYCMLHPWMTGTIKSV, from the coding sequence ATGATGATTGTAGTTGCATGCTTTGGTGTTGCCCTTGGTATGGTTTTTTTCGTAATGGATACTCCATTACAGTCGTTTGCAGAAAATCAATCTGTCCACAATTCCCCCATAACACGAACCTATACTGTTATAGCTGAAGATACTACACTTGAGATTGCTCCTGATACTAGAGTTGAAGCTTGGACATACAATGGAACTATCCCTGGTCCAACATTAAGAGCAACAGAGGGAGACAGAGTGATTATTAATTTTATCAACAATGGAAAATTACCGCACACAATGCATTTTCATGGTGATCATAATGAAAAAAATGACGGCGTATTTCAAGAAGTTCTTCCAGGAGAATCATACACTTATGACTTTATTGCAGAACCAGCTGGTGCTTTTATGTATCACTGCCATGTAATGCCAGTATCATCTCATATCAGAAATGGATTGTATGGTGCATTCATTGTAGATCCAAAAGAAGGAGTGGAACCTGCCAGAGAATATGTTCTAGTCAAAGGAGAGTATGATTTAGAAGACCAAGAGACATGGACACCAGATTATGTTTTCTTTAATGGATACGCTGATCAATATTGGTTTAACCCATTACCTGCAGTTACAAATGAGTTAGTTAGATTATACTATATTGACATGGGTGCAATACCTGCATATGGATTTCATATTCATGGAACAATATTTGATACTATAATATCTGGTATTTGGGAAAATGAACCAATTAAAACTCAAACATGGGAGGTAAGTCCTGGAAATGCTGCAATATTTGAGGCTAAATGGAAGGAGCCTGGAAGGTATCTATTTCATTTACACGGAACTCCTGAGGAACGAGGCACAATGGCATACTTTGATGTAAAAAATCCACCGCCAAATGCAATTGACGGCATAGATGTTTCCAAAACAAAATCAATTGATATGTGGAATTGGCAAAAACAAATCTTGACTGATTTACAACAAGCAGATTCTGATGCAAAGATTACGCAAACAACTACAGTTACATCTGGACATGAACAACATAGTATTCTAGCTCAAATTCAAGTTGAGTCTGAAATAATTGAGACAAATATTTGTGATATTGAAAAAGACTCTGCTGTAAAGACATCCAATAAATCATATTATCCTAAACTAACTCAGATAAAATCTGGAGATACTATTTCTTGGACAAACAAAGACGTATCGGTTCATACTGTAACAAGTAAAGACGATTTATTTGATTCTGGAATGATGATGCCAGGCGATACATTTAAGCAAAAATTTGCTGAAGTTGGATTGTATGACTATTATTGTATGCTTCATCCATGGATGACTGGAACAATAAAGTCAGTATGA